One Candidatus Symbiobacter mobilis CR genomic window, ATGGCTGCGAACGAAGTCTGCATACGCCAGCGCCAGCCCTTCGCGCAGGCCCACGCGGGGGCGCCAGCCCAGGTTGTGCAGCACGCTGCTGTCCATCCATTTGCGCGGCGCTCCGTCGGGCTGGGTGGGGTCAAAGACGATGTTTCCGTTGTAGCCCACGACTTCAGCAATCGTCTGCGCCAACTCTGCAATCGGCAAGTCGCTGCCAAAGCCCACGTTCAGGTGGCTGCACATCGGCGTGGTGTGTTGCCGGTACGTGGCCAGGTCGAGCTGCATGACGAAGACGCAGGCTGCGGCCATGTCGTCGACATACAGAAACTCGCGCCGGGGAGTGCCGGTACCCCAGATGACAACCTGTGCGCTGCTTGCGATCTTGGCTTCGTGAAAGCGCCGAATCAAGGCCGGGATGACGTGGCTATGGACGGGGTGGTAGTTGTCCCCCGGGCCGTAGAGGTTCGTCGGCATCACGCTGCGGTAGTCACGCCCATACTGGCGTTGGTAGCTTTCGCAGAGCTTGATCCCGGCAATCTTGGCGATGGCGTACGGTTCATTGGTCGGTTCCAGCGTTCCGGTGAGCAGCGCGCCCTCCGCCATTGGTTGCGGGGCCATGCGGGGGTAGATGCAGCTCGACCCCAGAAACAGAAGCTGCTGCACCCCGTTCCGGTGTGCTGCGTCGAGGACGTTGGCCTCAATCATCAAATTCTGGTAAAGAAAGTCTGCGGGGTAGTGGCTGTTGGCCCAGATCCCCCCCACCCGGGCAGCGGCCAGGTACACCACGTCTGGCTTTGCTGTACGAAAGAAGTCCCCGACGGCCTGTTGGTTGCATAGGTCGAGTTCGGCGTGGGTGCGGGTCAGGATCGACTGTTGCGGCGTGCCCTGCGCCAACAGTGCGCGGACGATGGCGCTACCCGCCATGCCCCGGTGGCCGGCGACATAGATTTTGGGGTGATGTGTCGCAGTCATGGGGGAAGGCTCAGGGCTTGGCCAGCAGCGCGTTGATGGCGTCGAGGTCGCTTTCTTGCAGCGAACCATTAGCCTGGCGCAGCCGCAGGTGCCCCAGCAGCACGTCATAGCGCGCTTGGGAGAGCTTGGTTTGCGTGTCGAACAACACGCTTTGGGCGTTGAGCACATCGACATTGACGCGCACGCCGACTTCGTACCCGGTGCGCGTGGCATCCAGGGCGCTTTGGCCCGATGTTTGCGCGGCTTCGAGCGCACGTACCTGGCTCATGCCAGCTTGCAAGCCGAGGTAGGCCGTGCGCGTGGCCTGTTCGACCCCGATCAAGGCGGACTGCAAGTCTGCCTGCGCTTTTTCTTCGAGTGAGACGGTTTCCTGTATCCGGTTGCGGATCGAAAACCCGGCGAATACCGGCCATTGGGCTTGCAGTCCCACATAGGTCACGTTGTTGCGGTAGTCCTGCGCGGTCTGCGTGGAACCATCGTTGCGTGTCACGGAATAGCTTCCGGTCAAGTCCAAGGTAGGCAAGTCAGCGGCTGTTGCCTTG contains:
- a CDS encoding GDP-L-fucose synthase family protein, yielding MTATHHPKIYVAGHRGMAGSAIVRALLAQGTPQQSILTRTHAELDLCNQQAVGDFFRTAKPDVVYLAAARVGGIWANSHYPADFLYQNLMIEANVLDAAHRNGVQQLLFLGSSCIYPRMAPQPMAEGALLTGTLEPTNEPYAIAKIAGIKLCESYQRQYGRDYRSVMPTNLYGPGDNYHPVHSHVIPALIRRFHEAKIASSAQVVIWGTGTPRREFLYVDDMAAACVFVMQLDLATYRQHTTPMCSHLNVGFGSDLPIAELAQTIAEVVGYNGNIVFDPTQPDGAPRKWMDSSVLHNLGWRPRVGLREGLALAYADFVRSHCGEPAHTV